The window GTCAAATGTCTGGCGGCCGGCGCCGGCCTTGGCCTGACCCACTTCGCGCGCAATCGCTGCGCGTCGATCGAGCAGGCGAACGAGTTCGCGATCGATCTCGTCGATTTCTTTGCGATAGTCCGACAACGGGTTCATGCAGCCGTTCTCCTCGGCGTGAATTCACAACGCAGGCTCGGGGGTGTGGGGCTCTTTGGGCAACGGGAAAAACGGGAGCCGGCTGTCCGGACTCAAAGGCTCGGGGGGCAGCCGAGCCGTCAGTGTCGGAAGTGGCGCATCCCGGTAAAGACCATGGGAATGCCGTGCTCGTTGCAGGCGGCGATGACTTCCTCGTCGCGAATGGAGCCGCCGGGCTGGATGATGGCCCGCACGCCCTGGGCGGCGGCGCTGTCGATGGAATCGCGGAAGGGGAAGAACGCGTCGGAGGCCAAATAGCTATCGTCCAACGGGGCGTGGGCCTTGAGAGCGGCGAATCGCGCCGAGTCGACACGAGACATCTGGCCGGCGCCGATTCCGATCGTCGCCGTGCGGGAGGCGAACACGATAGCGTTCGACTTGACCCACTTCACGCAGCGCCAGGCGAAGAGCAATCCGTCCAGGTCTTCATCGGTCGGGGTGGCATCGGTGACGACACGGAGGTCGCGGTGCTTCACCGTGCCCAGGTCGCGATCCATCAGCAATAGACCACCGACGATTCCGCGCGGGAGGAGTTTCTGGCGTTTTGGCGTGAACTTGCCGGTCGCAAGCAAGCGAAGGTTTTTCTTCTTGGTTAGGACCGCCAGCGCCTCATCGTCATAGGATGGCGCGATCACGACTTCGTTGAATGTCTCGGCGATGCGCTTCGCTAAATGAACGTCGACCTCAACGGACATCGCGATGATTCCGCCGAATGCGGATTCCGGGTCGGTTGCGCGGGCAGCGTCGTAGGCATCCAGGCCGGACTCGCCGACAGCGATGCCGCAAGGGTTCCCGTGCTTCACAACAACTGCCGCAGCCGATGCAAGATCGGTGAAGTCCCGGACTGCCTCGAGCGCGCCTTCGGCATCGAGGATGTTGTTGTAGGACAGTTCCTTGCCGTGAAGCTGGCGGGCGGATGCGATGCTAGTTTCATCGTCTGCCGGATCGCGATAGAAGGCGGCACGCTGGTGCGGGTTTTCTCCATAGCGCAACACCTGAGAACGAGGAACGGAAATGGTCAGTTCGGAAGGCAGCTCTTCCAGCTCCTCATCATCGCAATCGTGCCCATTCAGGAAGTTCGCGATCGCTGCATCGTACGTCGAAGTGTGCTGGAAAACCTTGGCGGCCAGGCGCTTTCGCGTCTCGGGAGTCGTCTCGCCGTGGGCCTCGATTTCCTCGGCCACGATCGCGTAATCTGCCGGGTCGCAAATGGCCGTCACCGCTGCGAAGTTCTTTGCCGCCGCACGAAGCAGCGCCACGCCGCCGATGTCGATCTGCTCGATGGCATCGGTGAGGTTCACGCCGGAATGCTGGGTGACTTCGATGAAGGGGTAGAGGTTCACGACGACAAGATCGATCGGATCGATGTTGTGCTCGCGCAGGGAATTCATGTGCTCGGGCGAGCTGCGGCGCGCGAGGATTCCGCCATGGACGGCGGGATGCAGTGTCTTGACGCGGCCGTGCAGCATTTCCGGCCAGCCGGTGACGGCCTGGATATCGTCGACGGGAACGCCCGCATCACGGATCATCTTGGCGGTCCCGCCGGTTGAGACAATCTCGACGCCGGCGCCCTCAAGCCGCTTCACGAATTCCGTCAGATCCGACTTGTTACTGACCGACACGAGCGCGCGCTTGATCGCCACGATGGACCCTCCTTGAATTGGACGGGTCCCAACGACCAAATCAGAGGCCGCGGCGTCAGCCGAAGAATGAGTTCATGACAGACTTTCTTGGGTGGTACGGTCCGGTTACTTGCGGATCGGGTCGGGGTTCTCGGTGACCTTGTCCTCTTCGCCTCGCAAGAGCTTGCGGATGTTGGACTGGTGGCGGATGATGACGGTCAGCCCAAGCAAGAGCGTAATCACGAAGATCAGGCTCCAGCCGTGCACGACGAATGTAACGATCGGGAGAACCGCGGCGGCCGAGACGGAACCGAGGGAAACGTACCGGAAGATGGCCACCATGAGGAGGAACGTCCCCAAGGCTGCCAGCGTTGCGATGGGTGCCAGAGCGAGGAACACGCCGAGGCTGGCCGCCACGCCCTTGCCGCCTTTGAATCCAATGAACACGTTGACAAGATTGCCCAGCAGCGCGGCGACCCCGAGCGCGATGGCGAAGTGCGGGAACGGCGGGTGCTCAACCATCAGGGGGAACCACGCGGGGGCGGCATAGGCCTTCAGCACGTCGATCACCAGCACGGGCACAGCCGCCCACCAGCCGAGGACGCGCGCGGCGTTTGTAAAACCAATATTCCCCGAACCGTGTTCCCGGATGTCGACGCCGGCGATCCAGCGACAGAGCAGCAGTCCCGTGGGAAGAGCCCCCAACAGGTACGCGCCGATGAGGGCACAGATGGCGAATAAGGTGATCATTGTTCGGAGCCTTTCGGTGCCTGAAGAAGTTCACGCGCCGCGACGCCGGGGTCGGGCTGGCGCATCAGACTCTCCCCCACCAGGACAGCGCGAGCGCCTGCCTGGCGGACTCGCTCAACGTCCTCGGGAGTAAAAATCCCGCTTTCGCTGACGAGCAGATAGCGCTCGCGCAGGTCGCGGGCGAGTTCCTCGGTCACGGCGAGATCCGTGACGAATGTGCGGAGGTTGCGGTTATTGATCCCGACGATACGTGCGGGGCAGTTGCCGGCTTCGATCTTGGCGATATCGGCGGCATCATGCACTTCAAGGAGCACATCAAGGCCCCACTCGTTGGCGGAGCGATGAAGTGCGGCCAGGTCCTCGGGAGAAAGCGCCGCCGCAATAAGCAGAATGGCGCTGGCGCCGTTAGCGCGCGCCTCGGCAATCTGAATCTCGTCGATAATGAAGTCCTTGCGCAGCAGAGCCAATTCGACGGCTTCGCGAATGTGTCGGAGGAACGAGAGATCGCCTTGGAAGAACTGTCGGTCGGTCAGCACGGACAAAGCAGAAGCGCCGCCCTCGGCGTACTGGCGGGCAATCTGCACGGGGTTGAAGTCCTCGCGAATGATGCCCTTGCTCGGCGAGGCCTTCTTGACCTCGGCGATCAATCGCGGGGCGGGCTCTGCGGCGAGCGCATCGTAGAAACTGGGCGGATCGGAAACGGCCTCGGCGGCTTCGCGCAGAGCGTCCGCCGCGCCGGATTCCTTCAGCGCACGGACCTCGGCGCGTTTGACCTCGAGGATGCGATTCAGAATGTCCATCGGCTATCCCTTGGTCGCGAGCTTATCGAGCAGCTTCGCACCGACGCCGGAGCGTTGCACGGCGCGCGCGTGGGCCAGTCCCTGATGGATGTCGAGTTCTTCGCCGATCAGCCAGAGCACCGCTGCCACGTTGAGGTTCACGACGTCCGCGTGCGGCCCCTCTGTGCCTTCGAGCACTTCGCGCATGATGGCGGCATTCTTTCGAGCATCGCCTCCGACGAGTTCAGAGACTTCGCAGGGCTTCAATCCGAGGTCGCTCGGAGAAACATGCCAGGGATGGAAGCGACCGTGGTGATCGAGATGAATGCCTTCCGTGACCTGCGAGAGGGAAATCTCATCCATCCCGTCCGCGCCGTGCACAACGAGAGCGGACTTGCACCCGAGGAGTTGGAGCGCCTCTGCAACAGGCTCAATCAGTTCACGCGCAGGCACGCCGACCAACTGGTGAGTGGGTTTCGCGGGATTCGCCAGTGGGCCGCACAGGTTGAACAGCGTTCGAATGCGGAGTTCCTTGCGCGCGGGTGCAGCGTGGCGCATCGCCGGGTGATACGAGCGTGCATAGAGGAAACAGAAGTTGTTCTCTTCGAGAGAGCGCACCGATTCCTCCGGCTCAACTTCGATCGGGATGCCGAGTTCTTCGAGAACGTCCGCGCTTCCGCACTTGGAGGAGGCTGAACGGTTGCCGTGCTTAGCCACGCGGATACCGGATGCTGCCAGAAGCAGAGCGGCCGTCGTTGAAATGTTGAACGTATTGTGGTGATCGCCACCGGTCCCACAGGTATCTACTATCGGCGTATCGCCCCCGATCGTCGGGAAGGGTTTCGCATTCTCAAGCATCACGCCAACGAAGGCTTCGATTTCTTTGCCTGTTTCGCCGGCCATGCGAAGAGCCGTCAGAAAACCGGCGATGGCACCAGTGCTGGCCTCGCCCTTCAGGATTTCCTCGGCCACATCGATCAGGAACTGACGATTCAACCGGCGATTCGGGAAGGACGTCAGACTCTGCAGCGCTTGATGTATCTTGCTCATGAGACAAACCCCTCTCTACAAGGGAAGGTGTTGAAGGCGATCGACTGATTTCTAAGCC of the bacterium genome contains:
- the trpC gene encoding indole-3-glycerol phosphate synthase TrpC, which encodes MDILNRILEVKRAEVRALKESGAADALREAAEAVSDPPSFYDALAAEPAPRLIAEVKKASPSKGIIREDFNPVQIARQYAEGGASALSVLTDRQFFQGDLSFLRHIREAVELALLRKDFIIDEIQIAEARANGASAILLIAAALSPEDLAALHRSANEWGLDVLLEVHDAADIAKIEAGNCPARIVGINNRNLRTFVTDLAVTEELARDLRERYLLVSESGIFTPEDVERVRQAGARAVLVGESLMRQPDPGVAARELLQAPKGSEQ
- the purH gene encoding bifunctional phosphoribosylaminoimidazolecarboxamide formyltransferase/IMP cyclohydrolase, translating into MVAIKRALVSVSNKSDLTEFVKRLEGAGVEIVSTGGTAKMIRDAGVPVDDIQAVTGWPEMLHGRVKTLHPAVHGGILARRSSPEHMNSLREHNIDPIDLVVVNLYPFIEVTQHSGVNLTDAIEQIDIGGVALLRAAAKNFAAVTAICDPADYAIVAEEIEAHGETTPETRKRLAAKVFQHTSTYDAAIANFLNGHDCDDEELEELPSELTISVPRSQVLRYGENPHQRAAFYRDPADDETSIASARQLHGKELSYNNILDAEGALEAVRDFTDLASAAAVVVKHGNPCGIAVGESGLDAYDAARATDPESAFGGIIAMSVEVDVHLAKRIAETFNEVVIAPSYDDEALAVLTKKKNLRLLATGKFTPKRQKLLPRGIVGGLLLMDRDLGTVKHRDLRVVTDATPTDEDLDGLLFAWRCVKWVKSNAIVFASRTATIGIGAGQMSRVDSARFAALKAHAPLDDSYLASDAFFPFRDSIDSAAAQGVRAIIQPGGSIRDEEVIAACNEHGIPMVFTGMRHFRH
- the trpD gene encoding anthranilate phosphoribosyltransferase, whose amino-acid sequence is MSKIHQALQSLTSFPNRRLNRQFLIDVAEEILKGEASTGAIAGFLTALRMAGETGKEIEAFVGVMLENAKPFPTIGGDTPIVDTCGTGGDHHNTFNISTTAALLLAASGIRVAKHGNRSASSKCGSADVLEELGIPIEVEPEESVRSLEENNFCFLYARSYHPAMRHAAPARKELRIRTLFNLCGPLANPAKPTHQLVGVPARELIEPVAEALQLLGCKSALVVHGADGMDEISLSQVTEGIHLDHHGRFHPWHVSPSDLGLKPCEVSELVGGDARKNAAIMREVLEGTEGPHADVVNLNVAAVLWLIGEELDIHQGLAHARAVQRSGVGAKLLDKLATKG
- the plsY gene encoding glycerol-3-phosphate 1-O-acyltransferase PlsY — its product is MITLFAICALIGAYLLGALPTGLLLCRWIAGVDIREHGSGNIGFTNAARVLGWWAAVPVLVIDVLKAYAAPAWFPLMVEHPPFPHFAIALGVAALLGNLVNVFIGFKGGKGVAASLGVFLALAPIATLAALGTFLLMVAIFRYVSLGSVSAAAVLPIVTFVVHGWSLIFVITLLLGLTVIIRHQSNIRKLLRGEEDKVTENPDPIRK